The following proteins come from a genomic window of Ailuropoda melanoleuca isolate Jingjing chromosome 2, ASM200744v2, whole genome shotgun sequence:
- the LOC100479155 gene encoding gamma-crystallin F, with protein MGKITFYEDRGFQGRHYECSGDHPNLQPFFSRCNSIRVDSGCWMLYEQPNYAGCQYFLRRGDYPDYQQWLGLSDSVRSCRLIPHTSSHRIRIYEREDYRGQMVEITEDCSSLHDRFHFSEIHSFHVLEGCWVLYELPNYRGRQYLLRPGDYRRYHDWGATSARVGSLRRAVDYY; from the exons ATGGGGAAG ATCACCTTCTACGAGGACCGGGGCTTCCAGGGCCGCCACTACGAGTGCAGCGGCGACCACCCGAACCTGCAGCCCTTCTTCAGCCGCTGCAACTCCATCCGCGTGGACAGCGGCTGCTGGATGCTGTATGAGCAGCCCAACTACGCGGGCTGCCAGTACTTCCTGCGGCGCGGGGACTACCCCGACTACCAGCAGTGGCTGGGCCTCAGCGACTCGGTCCGCTCCTGCCGCCTCATCCCGCAC ACCAGCTCCCACAGAATCAGGATCTACGAGCGAGAGGACTACAGGGGCCAGATGGTAGAGATCACCGAGGACTGCTCCTCGCTCCATGACCGCTTCCACTTCAGTGAGATCCACTCCTTCCACGTGCTGGAGGGCTGCTGGGTCCTCTATGAGCTGCCCAACTACCGGGGGCGACAGTACCTGCTGAGACCGGGGGACTACAGGCGCTACCACGACTGGGGGGCCACGAGTGCCCGAGTGGGCTCATTGAGGAGAGCTGTGGATtactattga
- the LOC100479408 gene encoding gamma-crystallin D isoform X1, giving the protein MGKITFYEDRGFQGRHYECSGDHPNLQPFFSRCNSIRVDSGCWMLYEQPNYAGCQYFLRRGDYPDYQQWLGLSDSVRSCRLIPHAGSHRIRLYEREDYRGQMVEITEDCSSLQDRFHFNEIYSLHVLEGSWVLYELPNYRGRQYLLRPGDYRHYHDWGATSARVGSLRRVMDFY; this is encoded by the exons ATGGGGAAG ATCACCTTCTATGAGGACCGGGGCTTCCAGGGCCGCCACTACGAGTGCAGCGGCGACCACCCGAACCTGCAGCCCTTCTTCAGCCGCTGCAACTCCATCCGCGTGGACAGCGGCTGCTGGATGCTGTATGAGCAGCCCAACTACGCGGGCTGCCAGTACTTCCTGCGGCGCGGGGACTACCCCGACTACCAGCAGTGGCTGGGCCTCAGCGACTCGGTCCGCTCCTGCCGCCTCATCCCGCAC GCTGGCTCACACAGGATCAGACTCTATGAGAGGGAGGACTACAGAGGCCAGATGGTAGAGATCACCGAGGACTGCTCCTCGCTCCAGGACCGCTTCCACTTCAATGAGATTTACTCCCTCCACGTGCTGGAGGGCTCCTGGGTCCTCTACGAGCTGCCCAACTACCGGGGGCGCCAGTACCTGCTGAGACCGGGGGACTACAGGCACTACCATGACTGGGGGGCCACGAGTGCCCGAGTGGGCTCATTGAGGAGAGTCATGGATTTCTACTGA
- the LOC100479408 gene encoding gamma-crystallin D isoform X2, with the protein MGKITFYEDRGFQGRHYECSGDHPNLQPFFSRCNSIRVDSGCWMLYEQPNYAGCQYFLRRGDYPDYQQWLGLSDSVRSCRLIPQAGSHRIRLYEREDYRGQMVEITEDCSSLQDRFHFNEIYSLHVLEGSWVLYELPNYRGRQYLLRPGDYRHYHDWGATSARVGSLRRVMDFY; encoded by the exons ATGGGGAAG ATCACCTTCTATGAGGACCGGGGCTTCCAGGGCCGCCACTACGAGTGCAGCGGCGACCACCCGAACCTGCAGCCCTTCTTCAGCCGCTGCAACTCCATCCGCGTGGACAGCGGCTGCTGGATGCTGTATGAGCAGCCCAACTACGCGGGCTGCCAGTACTTCCTGCGGCGCGGGGACTACCCCGACTACCAGCAGTGGCTGGGCCTCAGCGACTCGGTCCGCTCCTGCCGCCTCATCCC CCAGGCTGGCTCACACAGGATCAGACTCTATGAGAGGGAGGACTACAGAGGCCAGATGGTAGAGATCACCGAGGACTGCTCCTCGCTCCAGGACCGCTTCCACTTCAATGAGATTTACTCCCTCCACGTGCTGGAGGGCTCCTGGGTCCTCTACGAGCTGCCCAACTACCGGGGGCGCCAGTACCTGCTGAGACCGGGGGACTACAGGCACTACCATGACTGGGGGGCCACGAGTGCCCGAGTGGGCTCATTGAGGAGAGTCATGGATTTCTACTGA
- the LOC100479656 gene encoding gamma-crystallin C isoform X2 produces MGKITFYEDRGFQGRCYECSSDCPNLQPYFSRCNSIRVDSGCWMLYERPNYQGHQYFLRRGDYPDYQQWLGFSDSIRSCCLIPQTSSHRLRLYEREDHKGLMMELSEDCSCIQDRFHLSEIRSLHVLEGCWVLYELPNYLGRQYLLRPQEYRHYRDWGAMDAKAGSLRRVVDLY; encoded by the exons ATGGGGAAG ATCACCTTCTACGAGGACCGGGGCTTCCAGGGCCGCTGCTACGAGTGCAGCAGCGACTGCCCCAACCTGCAGCCCTACTTCAGCCGCTGCAACTCCATCCGCGTGGACAGTGGCTGCTGGATGCTGTATGAGCGCCCCAACTACCAAGGCCACCAGTACTTCCTGCGGCGCGGGGACTACCCCGACTACCAGCAGTGGCTGGGCTTCAGCGACTCCATCCGCTCCTGCTGTCTCATCCCCCAG ACAAGCTCCCACAGGCTGCGGCTGTATGAGAGAGAGGACCACAAAGGCCTCATGATGGAGCTGAGTGAGGACTGCTCCTGCATCCAGGATCGCTTCCACCTGAGTGAGATCCGCTCCCTCCACGTGCTGGAGGGCTGCTGGGTCCTCTACGAGCTGCCCAACTACCTGGGGCGGCAGTACCTGCTGAGACCCCAAGAGTACAGACACTACCGCGACTGGGGGGCCATGGATGCTAAGGCAGGCTCTTTGCGGAGGGTGGTGGATTTATACTGA
- the LOC100479656 gene encoding gamma-crystallin C isoform X1: MGKITFYEDRGFQGRCYECSSDCPNLQPYFSRCNSIRVDSGCWMLYERPNYQGHQYFLRRGDYPDYQQWLGFSDSIRSCCLIPQQTSSHRLRLYEREDHKGLMMELSEDCSCIQDRFHLSEIRSLHVLEGCWVLYELPNYLGRQYLLRPQEYRHYRDWGAMDAKAGSLRRVVDLY, from the exons ATGGGGAAG ATCACCTTCTACGAGGACCGGGGCTTCCAGGGCCGCTGCTACGAGTGCAGCAGCGACTGCCCCAACCTGCAGCCCTACTTCAGCCGCTGCAACTCCATCCGCGTGGACAGTGGCTGCTGGATGCTGTATGAGCGCCCCAACTACCAAGGCCACCAGTACTTCCTGCGGCGCGGGGACTACCCCGACTACCAGCAGTGGCTGGGCTTCAGCGACTCCATCCGCTCCTGCTGTCTCATCCCCCAG CAGACAAGCTCCCACAGGCTGCGGCTGTATGAGAGAGAGGACCACAAAGGCCTCATGATGGAGCTGAGTGAGGACTGCTCCTGCATCCAGGATCGCTTCCACCTGAGTGAGATCCGCTCCCTCCACGTGCTGGAGGGCTGCTGGGTCCTCTACGAGCTGCCCAACTACCTGGGGCGGCAGTACCTGCTGAGACCCCAAGAGTACAGACACTACCGCGACTGGGGGGCCATGGATGCTAAGGCAGGCTCTTTGCGGAGGGTGGTGGATTTATACTGA